From the genome of Candidatus Promineifilum breve, one region includes:
- a CDS encoding FKBP-type peptidyl-prolyl cis-trans isomerase, producing MTKEFEQDSAVADGMVVSLAYTLRLDDGEEVDSAASDDPLVYLHGAQNIIPGLEQALTGLKVGDNRRVSVNSVDAYGDFDEEAFELVPYDAFPADVDLEEGMGLRMVESGTGRQVEATIAELRDEGALLDLNHPLAGETLHFDVAIVGLRRATTDEIAHGHAHSADHTH from the coding sequence TTGACGAAGGAATTTGAGCAGGACTCCGCCGTAGCCGACGGCATGGTTGTCAGCCTGGCGTACACACTGCGCCTTGATGACGGTGAGGAAGTCGATTCGGCCGCCAGCGACGACCCCCTTGTTTATTTGCACGGCGCCCAAAACATCATCCCCGGATTGGAGCAAGCCCTGACGGGCCTGAAGGTCGGCGACAATCGCCGCGTCAGCGTCAATTCGGTCGATGCCTACGGCGACTTTGATGAAGAAGCGTTTGAGTTGGTGCCCTATGACGCCTTCCCGGCCGACGTCGACCTGGAAGAGGGCATGGGCCTACGGATGGTTGAGAGTGGCACGGGCCGCCAGGTGGAGGCCACGATTGCGGAACTGCGCGATGAGGGCGCGCTCCTCGATCTGAATCACCCCCTGGCCGGAGAAACCCTGCACTTCGACGTTGCGATCGTTGGTTTACGCCGGGCGACAACGGATGAAATCGCCCACGGGCACGCCCATAGTGCCGATCACACACACTAG
- a CDS encoding RNA recognition motif domain-containing protein: protein MKKLYVGNLPFDTDEEQIRELFSTYGEVRSVDMINDRDTGRFRGFCFVAMDNSEADAATAALNGYSFGGRPLKVNEAKPREERPAGAGGGNRGGYGGSRPDNRGGGGGNRGGYNQNRGGDRDRDRDRNRW, encoded by the coding sequence ATGAAAAAGCTTTACGTTGGTAACTTGCCGTTTGACACGGATGAAGAGCAGATTCGCGAACTGTTTTCCACCTATGGTGAGGTACGTTCGGTCGATATGATCAACGACCGCGACACGGGCCGTTTCCGCGGCTTCTGCTTCGTAGCGATGGACAACTCCGAGGCGGACGCGGCCACAGCGGCATTGAACGGGTATTCCTTCGGCGGTCGCCCGCTGAAGGTGAATGAGGCCAAGCCGCGCGAAGAGCGGCCGGCCGGCGCGGGCGGCGGCAATCGCGGTGGTTACGGTGGCAGTCGCCCCGATAACCGCGGCGGCGGCGGCGGCAATCGCGGCGGCTACAATCAGAATCGCGGCGGCGATCGCGATCGCGACCGCGACCGGAATCGGTGGTAG
- a CDS encoding protein kinase domain-containing protein gives MTPTAFGHYTVIRSLGSGGMADVYLAHDPSLGRQVAIKAPHPEFFSGEGRARFAREARAAATLEHFAIVPIYDYNDQGQMPYMVMRYLTGGALDDRIAHRPMHPAAALPILERIAAALDYAHGRGVIHRDVKSANILFDDKDNAYLSDFGIAWMAAAGESNRLTATGTVRGTFDYISPEQAQGIRDLDGRADLYSLAVVLFEMLTGDVPYRAESGLLVAAQHISAPVPDIRSRRPDLPPGLSAVMGRALAKRRDDRYPTGAALVADLQRALTGQRVATPPRSPTPRPTPTPTPGGTPSGRMTWLWAIVAVVALAVAAFALLRPTGSTANEATPVVQVPTATSNAPDPTSTVAAVTEVPPTVAPEPTVDDRSAPVVLPPLPDEIVFQSNRDGDYEIFIMNVDGSDQRQLTSNTAEDRYPRVSPDGQHIVFQSRANDNTDIYVMNRDGTDLTRLTSAESLDELPSWSPDGREILFNSWLGANTDSSDLFVIDVGGGEPQRLTETAINEAHADWSSTGRLVFNGTVPGEDFFQIYTSHADMSNGQQITNSQIDEYSPQWSPDGTRILFISERGNSTNSGLYSMNADGSDARLLYNGPTEEWGASWSADGTQIIFTIDQPDGTANIYIMDAGGGEPGLVTERGGYPSWAAGTLSPDGEITISATTARTSTGLMLSAGQPVVIEVAGGGWRAGAGDEWPAVGGGGDPQVASKPAFPVPDRPIMTLVGGVGGGAPFAVGERLAFTAAADGELWLGPNDDNPADNDGSLTVRVTLDGRTGQTRGGGLRLAAPPIPLSGDGLVQLTFVDEAHTSHYTAVFAPDQSRILMSVEMGDDWQVFEADPNGGGLGRQLTSGPYDHYQAALSPDGRSFLTSANRDGDGDIYLFDAATGEMLQQLTNDHALDYHPRWLPDGESFIYSADDEGSDNDEIFLMTLDGRRTQLTDDGTYDGFATPSADGQYIAFYSNREGDHEIYVMDIDGGNPRRLTISAGRDASPSFSPDGRWVVFESERGGRYEIYAMPFEGGETTRLTDSDGDNYFPIISPDGQWLMFQSTRGGNMEVYRQPWTLGQ, from the coding sequence ATGACCCCCACGGCCTTCGGCCACTATACCGTCATCCGCTCGCTCGGTTCCGGGGGCATGGCCGATGTCTATCTGGCCCACGACCCGTCGCTCGGCCGCCAGGTGGCTATCAAGGCCCCCCATCCCGAATTCTTCAGCGGCGAGGGGCGCGCCCGCTTTGCCCGCGAGGCCCGCGCCGCGGCCACGCTGGAACATTTCGCCATCGTCCCCATCTACGACTACAACGACCAGGGCCAGATGCCCTACATGGTCATGCGCTATCTGACCGGCGGCGCGTTGGATGACCGTATCGCCCACCGGCCCATGCACCCGGCGGCGGCCCTGCCCATCCTGGAGCGCATCGCCGCCGCTCTCGACTACGCCCACGGCCGCGGCGTCATCCACCGCGACGTCAAATCGGCCAACATCCTCTTCGACGACAAGGACAACGCCTACCTGTCCGATTTCGGCATCGCCTGGATGGCCGCCGCCGGCGAGAGTAACCGGCTGACGGCCACCGGCACGGTGCGCGGCACGTTCGACTACATCAGCCCCGAACAGGCCCAGGGCATCCGCGACCTTGACGGCCGGGCCGACCTCTACTCGCTGGCCGTCGTCCTGTTCGAGATGCTGACCGGCGACGTGCCCTACCGGGCCGAGTCGGGCTTGCTGGTGGCCGCCCAGCATATTTCGGCCCCCGTCCCCGACATCCGCAGCCGCCGGCCCGATTTGCCGCCGGGGCTGTCGGCGGTCATGGGGCGCGCCCTGGCCAAGCGGCGCGATGACCGCTACCCGACCGGCGCGGCGCTGGTGGCCGATTTGCAGCGCGCCCTCACCGGGCAGCGGGTGGCGACCCCGCCCCGGTCGCCGACGCCGCGCCCGACCCCCACTCCCACGCCGGGCGGTACGCCGTCCGGCCGGATGACCTGGCTGTGGGCCATTGTGGCCGTCGTCGCGCTGGCGGTGGCCGCGTTTGCGCTGTTGCGGCCGACTGGTTCGACCGCCAACGAGGCGACGCCTGTTGTCCAAGTGCCGACCGCCACGAGCAACGCGCCGGATCCGACGTCGACCGTGGCGGCTGTGACCGAAGTGCCGCCGACCGTCGCCCCGGAACCGACAGTCGACGATCGGTCGGCGCCGGTCGTCCTTCCTCCCCTGCCGGATGAGATCGTCTTCCAATCGAACCGCGACGGCGACTATGAGATCTTCATCATGAACGTCGACGGCTCAGACCAGCGCCAATTGACTTCCAATACGGCCGAGGACAGATACCCTCGTGTCTCGCCCGACGGTCAGCACATCGTTTTTCAGTCGCGCGCCAATGACAATACCGACATCTACGTGATGAATCGCGACGGCACCGACCTGACCCGCTTAACCTCGGCCGAGTCCCTGGACGAATTGCCGAGTTGGTCACCAGACGGCCGTGAGATTCTCTTCAATTCCTGGCTAGGAGCGAATACGGATAGTTCTGACCTTTTCGTTATCGATGTCGGTGGCGGCGAACCGCAGCGGTTGACCGAAACGGCAATCAACGAAGCCCACGCGGACTGGTCCAGCACCGGGCGATTGGTGTTTAACGGCACTGTCCCAGGCGAGGATTTCTTTCAGATCTATACGTCCCACGCCGATATGAGCAACGGGCAACAGATTACTAACAGTCAGATCGATGAGTATTCGCCTCAGTGGTCGCCTGACGGCACGAGAATTTTGTTCATCTCTGAACGCGGCAACAGTACGAACTCAGGCCTGTATAGTATGAATGCCGATGGCAGCGATGCGCGGCTGCTCTACAACGGCCCAACCGAGGAATGGGGCGCATCGTGGTCGGCTGACGGCACACAGATCATTTTTACCATCGACCAACCAGATGGTACAGCTAACATCTACATCATGGATGCCGGCGGTGGGGAGCCTGGCCTGGTGACGGAGCGTGGCGGCTACCCCTCGTGGGCGGCCGGCACGCTCTCGCCCGACGGCGAGATCACCATCAGCGCCACGACCGCCCGCACCAGCACCGGCCTGATGCTCAGCGCCGGGCAGCCGGTGGTCATCGAGGTCGCCGGCGGCGGCTGGCGGGCCGGGGCGGGGGACGAATGGCCGGCCGTGGGCGGCGGCGGCGACCCGCAGGTGGCCTCGAAGCCGGCCTTCCCCGTGCCCGACCGGCCGATCATGACCCTGGTCGGCGGGGTCGGTGGCGGCGCGCCCTTCGCCGTGGGCGAGCGGCTGGCCTTCACCGCCGCCGCGGATGGCGAGCTATGGCTGGGGCCGAACGACGACAACCCGGCCGATAACGACGGATCGCTGACGGTGCGGGTGACGCTGGACGGCAGGACGGGCCAGACGCGCGGCGGGGGCCTCCGCCTGGCCGCCCCGCCGATCCCGCTGAGCGGCGACGGGCTGGTGCAACTGACGTTCGTCGACGAGGCCCATACGTCCCACTACACGGCCGTCTTCGCCCCCGATCAGTCGCGCATCCTCATGTCGGTGGAGATGGGCGACGACTGGCAGGTCTTCGAGGCTGACCCCAACGGCGGCGGGCTGGGACGGCAGTTGACAAGCGGCCCTTATGACCATTATCAGGCGGCCTTATCGCCCGACGGCCGCTCTTTCCTCACCTCGGCCAACCGGGACGGCGACGGCGACATTTACCTGTTCGACGCCGCCACCGGCGAGATGCTGCAACAATTGACCAACGATCACGCCCTCGACTATCATCCACGCTGGTTGCCCGACGGGGAGAGCTTCATCTATTCGGCCGACGACGAAGGATCGGACAACGACGAGATTTTTCTGATGACGCTGGACGGGCGGCGAACGCAACTGACCGACGACGGGACATATGACGGCTTTGCCACGCCTTCGGCCGATGGGCAATACATCGCCTTCTACTCGAACCGCGAGGGCGACCATGAGATCTACGTCATGGACATTGACGGCGGCAACCCGCGCCGGCTGACGATCAGCGCGGGGCGCGATGCCAGCCCGTCCTTTTCGCCCGACGGCCGCTGGGTAGTCTTCGAGAGCGAGCGCGGCGGCCGTTACGAGATCTATGCCATGCCGTTCGAGGGCGGCGAGACGACCCGGCTGACCGACAGCGACGGCGACAATTATTTCCCGATCATCTCGCCCGATGGGCAGTGGTTGATGTTTCAGTCGACCCGGGGGGGAAATATGGAAGTATATCGGCAGCCGTGGACGTTGGGGCAGTAA
- a CDS encoding protein kinase domain-containing protein: MADIKSIGRYEVRGIIGRGGMATVYRAADPAGGPEVAVKLMSGELALDEQFHKRFRREADVLRRLQHPGIVGVLDIGEHDGRPYLVMPYLSGGTLADRLERGPLPPAEIAALLPPLAAALDHAHRHGVIHRDVKPSNVLFDAAGRPLLTDFGIVKVLGEMQTLTRQSVLLGTPGYISPEQLSGLEKLDGRSDVYALGVVVFEMLTGRLPFAADHPMAVALQQLSATPPRLRKIDPALAAGWQPVIDKALAKKRDDRYPTAAHLAAAVVAVAAPPATAHRPATARPALALLVVVLIGGAFLLWAINRTAAEEPRPTPAVAQSTTTAPAAQPTSTLAAPVAAPTGNGTLMAVVAPVTVTTSATDAPAGPPRARLTTATTLRAGPGTVYDPVAQLVAGDEATVIGRDTVWAWFALRLNDGREGWAPRTALELLDDATAEIAVAATIPAPPASATAPPTAAVPTALTLPTTAFATAIIPPTLRPTTLPPTAAPQPTSPPQPPTDEPPTQPPPTPVPPTVAVPPTVAVPPTVTAQPTVAVP; encoded by the coding sequence ATGGCCGACATAAAATCCATCGGGCGCTACGAGGTACGGGGTATTATCGGCCGCGGCGGCATGGCTACGGTCTACCGCGCCGCCGATCCGGCCGGCGGGCCTGAGGTCGCCGTCAAGCTCATGTCGGGCGAGCTGGCCCTGGATGAGCAGTTCCACAAGCGCTTCCGCCGCGAGGCCGACGTGCTGCGCCGCCTGCAACACCCCGGCATCGTCGGCGTCCTCGACATCGGCGAGCACGACGGCCGCCCCTATCTGGTGATGCCCTATCTGAGCGGCGGCACGCTGGCCGACCGGCTGGAGCGCGGCCCCCTGCCCCCGGCCGAGATCGCCGCCCTGCTGCCGCCGCTGGCCGCCGCACTCGATCATGCCCACCGCCACGGCGTCATCCACCGCGACGTGAAGCCGTCCAACGTCCTCTTCGACGCCGCCGGCCGCCCCCTGCTGACCGATTTCGGCATTGTCAAGGTGCTGGGCGAGATGCAAACGCTCACCCGGCAGAGCGTGTTACTGGGCACGCCCGGCTACATCAGCCCCGAACAGTTGAGCGGGCTGGAAAAGCTGGACGGCCGCAGCGATGTCTACGCCCTGGGCGTCGTCGTCTTCGAGATGCTGACCGGCCGGCTGCCCTTCGCCGCCGACCATCCCATGGCCGTGGCCCTGCAACAGCTATCGGCCACGCCGCCCCGCCTGCGCAAGATCGACCCGGCCCTGGCCGCCGGCTGGCAGCCGGTCATCGACAAGGCGCTGGCCAAGAAACGGGATGACCGCTATCCCACGGCGGCCCATCTGGCCGCGGCCGTCGTGGCTGTGGCCGCCCCGCCGGCCACGGCCCACCGCCCGGCGACCGCGCGGCCGGCGCTGGCCCTGCTGGTCGTGGTGCTCATCGGCGGCGCTTTCCTGCTGTGGGCGATCAATCGCACGGCGGCCGAAGAGCCGCGGCCCACGCCGGCCGTGGCCCAGTCCACGACGACTGCCCCGGCGGCCCAGCCGACCTCGACCCTGGCCGCGCCGGTCGCCGCGCCCACCGGCAACGGCACGTTGATGGCCGTGGTCGCCCCGGTCACGGTGACGACCTCCGCGACCGACGCCCCGGCCGGGCCGCCCCGCGCGCGCCTGACGACGGCCACCACCTTGCGCGCCGGGCCGGGCACGGTCTATGACCCGGTGGCCCAACTGGTCGCCGGCGACGAGGCCACGGTGATCGGCCGGGATACGGTGTGGGCCTGGTTTGCCCTGCGGCTGAATGACGGCCGCGAAGGCTGGGCGCCGCGCACCGCGCTGGAGCTGCTCGACGACGCCACGGCCGAAATCGCCGTCGCCGCCACCATCCCCGCCCCGCCGGCCTCGGCCACCGCGCCGCCCACCGCCGCGGTGCCCACCGCCCTCACCCTGCCGACGACCGCCTTCGCCACGGCCATCATTCCGCCGACCCTACGCCCGACCACCCTGCCGCCGACGGCCGCGCCGCAACCGACCTCGCCGCCGCAACCGCCCACCGACGAGCCGCCGACCCAGCCGCCACCAACGCCTGTCCCGCCCACAGTGGCCGTGCCGCCCACGGTGGCCGTGCCGCCGACGGTGACGGCGCAGCCGACCGTGGCTGTCCCCTGA